CTCCGTAAAGTTTTCCACCATAAGAAAACGCGTTGAGAGCTGTCTCGTAGAAGTTTTTCAAATCGGCAAAATTCGGAATGGGTTCTATCAGACCGTTCACGGCGAGTTCTCCAACCCAGTCGTGTGCGCCGACGATAATATCAGCTCCCTGACCCTCAGGAGCGGCTGTGAGGAACTTGGACTTGATATCCTGGAAGTTCACGTACTGCACTTCGACCTCCACACCGTATTTGGCTTTGAACTCCTCTCCGAGTTTTTGAAGGATGTCGACCTGTTTTTCGGAGCACCATATGGTGAGTTTGGGCTGGGCAAGAACGACAAAAGAAACAACAAGCAGAGCGAACACCAGAAATTTTTTCATACCGCCTTCACCTCCCTGAATGAGTTGTCCAAGTAGATGATACCATGCGTAAACGTTACCGTGAAAGTTCCCGTAATGTCAAATCACAATTAGGGATGATTTTCAGCGTTATTTCATTCTAGATACATCTGGATGAAATTATTTGGAAATATTCCCTGATTTCTATGTATGGAACTTAAGTAGTTTACTTCAGAGCAGCCACTGACTTTCTTTCAACGATCTCTACGGGCAGTACTACTCTTCTTGCTATTCCTTTTTTTCCTGAGAGTCTCTCGTAGAGTACCTTGAATGCTACTCTTCCCATCTCTTTTCTTGGCTGCCTTACAGTAGTTAAGGCAGGAATGGTATAGCTTGAGATAGGATCATCATCGAAGCCCATCACAGAGATCTCATCCGGTACAGATACACCTAAGTCATGAAGGGCTTTTAAAGCACCAACCGCTGTCAGATCATTTATAGCAAAAATGGCGGTAAAGTCTTTACCGTGCTTTTTCAAGTATTCTTTTACGGTTTTGTATCCA
This genomic interval from Thermotoga sp. contains the following:
- a CDS encoding substrate-binding domain-containing protein, which translates into the protein GYKTVKEYLKKHGKDFTAIFAINDLTAVGALKALHDLGVSVPDEISVMGFDDDPISSYTIPALTTVRQPRKEMGRVAFKVLYERLSGKKGIARRVVLPVEIVERKSVAALK